A genome region from Apium graveolens cultivar Ventura unplaced genomic scaffold, ASM990537v1 ctg6634, whole genome shotgun sequence includes the following:
- the LOC141703421 gene encoding uncharacterized protein LOC141703421, protein MRRSLFLRIEEAVATHDYYFTQRTDVVGVPGLSSLQTMTAALRMLAYGMTADVVDDYVRISENTTIESLRRFLKAIVEIFEVEYLRRPNEQDVSKLLAENEQRGFPGMLGSINYLAEGRGPEVKYTINENEYNMGYYLADDIYPSWPTFVKTISKPQGNKRKYFAATHESIRKDVERAFGVLQSRFAMIYGPSRFWDVETMKYIMTTCVILHNMIIDDERESSLEEEHFDSDVEIPVVTRIRNHPNNLREYIQIHGGDLN, encoded by the exons ATGCGTAGATCATTATTTCTACGAATTGAGGAAGCAGTTGCAACTCATGATTACTATTTTACTCAACGAACTGATGTTGTAGGAGTTCCTGGACTGTCATCTCTTCAGACAATGACAGCTGCACTGAGGATGCTTGCATATGGAATGACAGCTGATGTTGTTGATGATTACGTACGTATTAGTGAGAATACAACAATAGAGAGTCTAAGAAGATTTCTTAAAGCAATTGTGGAAATATTTGAAGTAGAATACTTGAGACGACCAAATGAACAAGATGTCTCTAAATTATTGGCAGAGAATGAACAACGAGGTTTTCCTGGAATGCTGGGTAGTATCAACT ATTTGGCTGAAGGCCGCGGACCTGAAGTGAAGTATACCATCAATGAGAATGAATATAACATGGGATATTATCTTGCTGATGACATATATCCTTCTTGGCCAACATTTGTAAAAACTATTTCAAAACCTCAAGGTAACAAAAGAAAGTATTTTGCAGCTACACATGAGTCCATTAGAAAAGATGTTGAAAGAGCATTTGGAGTGCTACAATCTCGATTTGCAATGATCTATGGTCCATCACGATTTTGGGATGTCGAAACAATGAAATATATTATGACTACTTGTGTAATATTGCACAATATGATCATTGACGATGAAAGGGAATCATCCCTCGAAGAAGAACACTTTGATTCGGATGTCGAAATACCAGTTGTTACTCGAATTCGCAATCATCCGAATAATCTACGAGAATACATACAG ATCCATGGCGGTGACCtgaattaa